The proteins below are encoded in one region of Fusobacterium massiliense:
- the rpsF gene encoding 30S ribosomal protein S6, with product MKKYEIMYIINPTVLEEGREALVNEVNTLLTSNGATIAKTEKWGERKLAYPIDKKKSGFYVLTTFEIDGTKLAEVESKLNIMESVMRYIVVKQD from the coding sequence ATGAAAAAATATGAAATTATGTACATCATCAATCCTACTGTTTTAGAAGAAGGAAGAGAAGCTTTAGTAAATGAAGTAAATACTTTATTAACTTCAAATGGAGCTACAATAGCTAAGACAGAAAAATGGGGAGAAAGAAAATTAGCTTATCCAATAGATAAGAAAAAATCTGGTTTTTATGTACTAACTACTTTTGAGATTGACGGAACAAAATTAGCAGAAGTAGAATCTAAGTTAAATATTATGGAATCTGTAATGAGATACATAGTTGTTAAACAAGACTAA
- the rpoN gene encoding RNA polymerase factor sigma-54: MDNKLGIIENQKLMHSLKLSQTMRLSLNILGMSIMEINNFIHKEFLNGLESLVELNYSYQEANNDDEKEAEINYLTEEKDFFQILEEQLSYFKIEKKIKEICLFIINNLNKKGYLELSKIEIKDILEIDDKELEEAFNIVHNLEPYGTGAYSLEECLKIQLKSKGITDKKLILFVENYLYLLADKKYNLLKEKLNIDEDTLFSYISIIKSLNPIPSRGYSVGKIKQIIPDILVELKKDEIFYKINRESIPQIKVKDKINNKYYTKINELINCIEKRIETLDKIMKIIIREQKIFFTSQGKKMNTLKICDIAEELNLSSSTISRAIKEKYVKSDFGIISLRKFFNINSMVFLYQEKIVEYIENEDRKFPYSDQELVFFLEKDGIKIARRTVTKYRKNLGYKAAHKRRKY, from the coding sequence ATGGATAATAAATTAGGTATTATTGAAAATCAAAAATTAATGCACTCTTTAAAATTATCACAAACAATGAGATTATCATTAAATATATTAGGAATGTCTATAATGGAAATAAATAATTTTATTCACAAAGAGTTTTTGAACGGATTAGAAAGTTTGGTTGAATTAAATTATTCTTATCAAGAAGCTAATAATGATGATGAAAAAGAAGCAGAGATTAATTATTTAACAGAAGAAAAAGATTTTTTTCAAATTTTAGAAGAACAATTATCTTATTTTAAAATTGAAAAAAAAATAAAAGAAATTTGTTTATTTATAATAAATAATTTAAATAAAAAAGGATATTTAGAATTATCAAAAATTGAAATAAAAGATATTCTGGAAATAGATGATAAAGAACTGGAAGAAGCATTTAATATAGTACATAATTTAGAACCTTATGGAACAGGTGCGTACTCATTGGAAGAATGTTTAAAAATTCAATTAAAATCTAAAGGAATTACAGATAAAAAATTAATTTTATTTGTAGAAAATTATCTTTATTTATTAGCTGATAAAAAATATAATTTGTTAAAAGAAAAATTAAATATTGATGAGGACACTTTATTTTCATACATAAGTATAATAAAATCTTTAAACCCTATTCCAAGTCGTGGGTATAGTGTTGGAAAAATAAAACAGATTATTCCAGACATTTTAGTAGAATTAAAAAAAGATGAGATATTTTACAAAATAAATAGAGAATCAATACCTCAAATAAAAGTGAAAGATAAAATTAATAATAAATATTATACTAAAATAAATGAATTAATAAATTGTATTGAAAAAAGGATAGAAACTCTTGATAAAATTATGAAAATTATTATTAGAGAACAAAAAATATTCTTTACAAGTCAAGGTAAAAAAATGAATACTTTAAAGATTTGTGATATTGCTGAAGAATTAAATTTGAGTTCTTCAACGATATCAAGAGCGATAAAAGAAAAATACGTAAAATCAGATTTTGGAATAATCTCTTTAAGAAAATTTTTTAATATAAACTCAATGGTATTTTTATATCAAGAAAAAATAGTTGAATATATTGAAAATGAAGATAGAAAATTCCCATATTCAGATCAGGAATTAGTATTTTTTTTAGAAAAAGATGGGATAAAAATAGCAAGGAGAACAGTGACCAAGTATAGGAAGAATTTAGGCTATAAAGCTGCTCATAAAAGAAGAAAATACTAA
- a CDS encoding sigma 54-interacting transcriptional regulator produces the protein MNFLNFILDDVKKYSEIISKVINIDVEIMDSSFIRIAGTGNLKEKVGLNMKDESHIYHHVLKNKKTTIILEPREEKHCFYCQKKELCKEELEISTPIIYQEEVIGVIGLICFEKNKKYDFIEKKDLYIEFLEQISKFISYKVYVYFSNLQLKRDNEILSNIINRVQDIIILTNRKNQIELINKKGKSILGDITNKEKLILKTSSNFLNQKEFSFLYSGKEITAIGDIFTFSLENSKELTKTLFVFKEISEFKNYLLSFHGNSSIILLESPQMQNIYSQVSKVAKNNTSVLITGESGTGKEIIAKQIHDLSSYSDGAFIIVNCSAIPESLLESELFGYTKGAFTGADPKGKIGFFEKANNGTIFLDEIGEMPLQIQVKILRVLQDKKITPIGSRTEKQINVRIITATNKNLEEEVKKGNFRQDLFYRLSVFPIDIPPLRERKKDIKILVEFFIKKYYISFQKEQKEISAEVYQHFLEYSWPGNIRELKNTIEYCMNMVEEDEKTIDLKHLPPKFLENKEKTNQIKTLNELEKEAILNLIKIYGNSSESKKIIAKLLGIGIATLYRKLKFYNF, from the coding sequence ATGAATTTTTTAAATTTTATTTTAGATGATGTAAAAAAATATTCTGAAATTATTTCAAAAGTTATAAATATAGATGTTGAAATTATGGATTCTTCTTTTATTAGAATTGCAGGTACTGGTAATCTAAAAGAAAAAGTTGGATTAAATATGAAAGATGAATCCCATATATATCATCATGTTTTAAAAAATAAAAAAACAACTATAATTTTAGAGCCTCGTGAAGAAAAACACTGCTTTTATTGTCAAAAAAAAGAATTATGTAAGGAAGAATTAGAAATTTCAACACCTATTATTTATCAAGAAGAAGTTATTGGTGTAATAGGTCTTATTTGTTTTGAAAAAAATAAAAAATATGACTTTATAGAAAAAAAAGATTTATATATTGAATTTTTAGAGCAAATTTCAAAATTCATCTCATATAAAGTTTATGTATATTTTAGTAATTTACAACTAAAAAGAGATAATGAAATTTTAAGTAATATTATTAATAGAGTTCAAGATATTATTATATTAACAAATAGAAAAAATCAAATTGAATTAATTAATAAAAAAGGTAAAAGTATATTGGGAGATATTACTAACAAGGAAAAACTTATTTTAAAAACATCTTCAAATTTTTTAAATCAAAAAGAATTTAGTTTTTTATATTCTGGAAAGGAAATTACTGCAATAGGAGATATTTTTACTTTTTCACTAGAAAATAGTAAAGAACTTACAAAAACACTGTTTGTTTTTAAAGAGATTTCAGAATTTAAAAATTATCTTTTAAGTTTTCATGGAAATTCTTCAATTATTTTATTAGAATCTCCTCAAATGCAGAATATTTATTCACAAGTATCAAAAGTTGCTAAAAATAATACTTCAGTTCTAATTACTGGTGAAAGTGGAACAGGAAAAGAAATTATTGCAAAACAAATCCATGATCTGAGTTCTTATTCAGATGGTGCTTTTATAATAGTAAATTGTAGTGCAATACCTGAATCTTTATTAGAAAGTGAACTTTTTGGTTATACAAAAGGTGCCTTTACAGGTGCTGATCCAAAAGGGAAAATTGGTTTCTTTGAAAAAGCAAATAATGGAACCATCTTTTTAGATGAAATAGGTGAAATGCCCTTACAAATACAAGTAAAAATATTAAGAGTTTTACAAGATAAAAAAATTACTCCTATTGGTTCTCGTACAGAAAAACAAATTAATGTTCGAATTATTACAGCAACTAATAAAAATTTGGAAGAAGAAGTAAAAAAAGGAAATTTTAGACAAGACTTATTTTATCGTTTAAGTGTTTTTCCTATTGATATTCCTCCTTTAAGAGAAAGAAAAAAAGATATAAAAATATTAGTTGAGTTTTTTATAAAAAAATATTATATTTCTTTTCAAAAAGAGCAAAAAGAAATTTCCGCTGAGGTTTATCAACATTTCTTGGAATACTCTTGGCCAGGTAACATTAGAGAATTAAAGAATACGATCGAATATTGTATGAATATGGTAGAAGAAGATGAAAAAACTATTGATTTAAAACATTTACCTCCTAAATTTTTAGAAAACAAAGAAAAAACTAACCAAATAAAAACTTTAAACGAATTAGAAAAAGAAGCTATTTTAAATCTTATAAAGATTTATGGTAATAGCTCAGAATCTAAAAAAATTATAGCTAAATTATTAGGAATTGGGATTGCAACATTATATAGAAAACTAAAATTTTATAATTTTTAG
- a CDS encoding putative manganese-dependent inorganic diphosphatase: protein MEEILVFGHKNPDTDSICSSIAMANLRKNQKLNVIPCRLGELNKETAFVLKKIGVEAPKLLKTVSAQIKDLNYVEKSTVSVEDSIQEALQLMTKENFSSLPVVDKDQKFKTMLSISDIANTYLEIDYSDLFAKYSTTYENLQEALDGKIISGNYPKGEITTNLKEVSELNTLEKGDIVITTSLTDGIDKAIQAGAKVVIVCCGEKDFISPRVTSECAIMLVKHSFFKSISLISQSISVGGILDTQKVYYSFHKEDFINETRNIMKEVNQTNFPVLEEDGKVFGTIRTKHLIDFNRKKVILVDHNEFSQSVEGIQDAQILEVVDHHKFANFQTNEATKIKTEPVGCTSTIVYSLYKEAKVEVDKTNALLMLSAILSDTLLFKSPTCTSRDVEVAKELAKIANVSDIQEYGMEMLIAGTSFAKASMKEIINQDKKVFPVGDIEIAVAQVNTVQIKELLDRKEEIEKEILHEIGKYGYSLFLFVVTDIINSNSLVFAYGKELELVKNAFGKDVINNEIMLENVVSRKKQIIPFLMTAAQNK, encoded by the coding sequence ATGGAAGAAATTTTAGTTTTTGGCCATAAAAATCCTGATACGGATAGTATATGTTCTAGTATAGCTATGGCAAATTTAAGAAAAAATCAAAAATTAAATGTAATTCCATGTCGTTTGGGAGAATTAAATAAAGAAACGGCATTTGTATTAAAAAAAATTGGAGTAGAAGCTCCAAAACTTTTAAAAACAGTTAGTGCTCAAATAAAAGATTTAAACTATGTTGAAAAAAGTACAGTTTCAGTGGAAGATTCTATACAAGAAGCTCTTCAACTTATGACAAAAGAAAATTTTTCAAGTTTGCCAGTTGTAGATAAAGACCAGAAATTTAAGACAATGTTAAGCATATCTGATATTGCTAACACTTATTTAGAAATAGATTATTCAGATTTGTTTGCTAAATACAGTACAACTTATGAAAATTTACAGGAAGCCTTAGATGGTAAGATTATAAGTGGGAATTATCCTAAGGGAGAAATAACAACTAATTTAAAAGAAGTTTCAGAATTGAATACACTTGAAAAAGGAGATATAGTTATAACAACTTCTTTAACTGATGGAATAGATAAAGCTATTCAAGCTGGAGCAAAGGTTGTTATAGTTTGCTGTGGTGAAAAAGATTTTATAAGTCCAAGAGTAACGTCTGAATGTGCTATCATGCTTGTAAAACATTCTTTTTTCAAATCTATATCTTTAATTAGTCAGTCTATTTCTGTTGGAGGAATACTTGATACACAAAAAGTATACTATTCCTTTCATAAAGAAGATTTTATAAATGAAACTAGAAATATAATGAAAGAAGTTAATCAAACAAATTTTCCTGTATTAGAAGAAGATGGAAAAGTTTTTGGAACAATTAGAACAAAACATTTAATAGATTTTAATAGGAAAAAAGTAATACTTGTTGATCATAATGAATTTTCTCAGTCAGTTGAGGGAATACAAGATGCTCAAATATTAGAAGTTGTAGATCATCATAAGTTTGCAAATTTCCAAACAAATGAAGCTACAAAAATAAAAACAGAACCTGTTGGTTGTACATCAACTATTGTATACTCATTATATAAAGAAGCAAAAGTAGAAGTAGATAAAACTAATGCATTACTTATGCTTAGTGCAATACTTTCAGATACTTTACTTTTTAAATCTCCTACTTGCACAAGTAGAGATGTAGAAGTAGCAAAGGAATTAGCTAAAATTGCTAATGTATCAGATATACAAGAATATGGAATGGAAATGTTGATTGCAGGAACATCTTTTGCTAAGGCTAGTATGAAAGAAATAATTAATCAAGATAAAAAAGTATTTCCAGTTGGAGATATAGAAATTGCTGTAGCTCAAGTCAATACAGTTCAAATAAAAGAATTATTAGATAGAAAAGAAGAAATTGAAAAAGAAATACTACATGAAATAGGAAAATATGGATATTCTTTATTTTTATTTGTTGTGACAGATATAATAAATTCAAATTCTTTAGTATTTGCTTATGGAAAAGAGTTGGAACTTGTAAAAAATGCTTTTGGAAAAGATGTTATAAATAATGAAATAATGCTTGAAAATGTTGTATCAAGAAAAAAACAAATAATTCCTTTCTTAATGACAGCAGCTCAAAATAAATAG
- a CDS encoding YgeY family selenium metabolism-linked hydrolase, which produces MLTKERKVRVVEALQKAIQEKSYSGEEKGVVKYLEKLFKEIGYDEIHVDHYGNIIGCIKGKKEGLKILMDGHMDTVPVQEEKWKEKPFSAEIKDGKIYGRGTSDMKGALISMALAGAYFAEDMNKNFSGEIYVAGIVHEECFEGVAAREVSKYVKPDIVIIGEASELNLKIGQRGRAEIVVETFGKPAHSANPEKGINAVYKMIKLIDKIKKLPMTHQDKLGYGILELTDIKSSPYPGASVVPDYCRATYDRRLLVGETMEGVLKPIQDCINELKKEDLELEAKVSYAIGKEKCWTGEEIKGERFFPGWLYDEKADYIQKAYSSLKKIGQSPIITYYNFCTNGSHYAGEAKIHTIGYGPSKENLAHVIDEYVEVEQIEKVTEGYYAILDGYLGK; this is translated from the coding sequence ATGTTAACAAAAGAAAGAAAGGTAAGAGTAGTAGAGGCATTACAAAAAGCAATACAAGAAAAAAGTTATTCTGGAGAAGAAAAGGGAGTAGTCAAATATTTGGAAAAATTATTTAAAGAAATTGGATATGATGAAATTCATGTAGACCATTACGGAAATATTATTGGTTGTATTAAAGGTAAAAAAGAAGGATTAAAAATATTAATGGATGGACATATGGACACAGTTCCTGTACAAGAAGAAAAATGGAAAGAAAAACCTTTTTCTGCAGAAATAAAAGATGGGAAAATTTATGGAAGAGGAACTTCTGATATGAAAGGAGCTTTAATTTCAATGGCATTAGCTGGAGCATATTTCGCGGAAGATATGAATAAAAATTTTTCAGGTGAAATATATGTAGCAGGAATTGTACATGAAGAATGTTTTGAAGGAGTTGCTGCTAGAGAAGTTAGCAAATATGTAAAACCAGATATTGTTATTATAGGGGAAGCTTCTGAATTAAATTTAAAAATTGGTCAAAGAGGAAGAGCAGAAATTGTAGTAGAAACATTTGGAAAACCTGCTCATTCTGCAAATCCTGAAAAAGGAATAAATGCAGTTTATAAGATGATAAAACTAATAGATAAAATCAAAAAATTGCCTATGACACATCAAGACAAATTAGGATATGGAATTTTGGAATTAACTGATATAAAATCTTCACCATATCCAGGAGCTTCAGTGGTTCCTGACTATTGTAGAGCTACATATGATAGAAGACTTTTAGTTGGGGAAACTATGGAAGGGGTATTAAAGCCAATTCAAGATTGTATTAATGAGTTGAAAAAAGAAGACTTAGAATTAGAAGCAAAAGTATCTTATGCTATTGGTAAAGAAAAATGTTGGACTGGAGAAGAAATAAAAGGAGAAAGATTTTTTCCAGGATGGCTTTATGATGAAAAGGCAGATTATATTCAAAAGGCATACTCAAGTCTAAAAAAAATAGGTCAAAGTCCAATAATAACATATTATAACTTCTGTACAAATGGTTCACATTATGCAGGAGAGGCTAAAATACACACAATAGGATATGGACCATCAAAAGAAAATTTAGCTCATGTCATAGATGAATATGTTGAAGTTGAACAAATAGAAAAAGTAACAGAAGGATACTATGCAATATTGGATGGATATTTAGGAAAATAA
- the rpsR gene encoding 30S ribosomal protein S18 — MAEFRRRRAKLRVKAEEIDYKNVELLKRFVSDKGKINPSRLTGANAKLQRKIAKAIKRARNIALIPYTRIEK, encoded by the coding sequence ATGGCAGAATTCAGAAGAAGAAGAGCAAAATTAAGAGTTAAAGCTGAAGAAATTGATTATAAAAATGTTGAACTTTTAAAGAGATTTGTATCTGATAAAGGAAAAATCAATCCTTCAAGATTAACTGGAGCTAATGCTAAATTACAAAGAAAAATAGCAAAAGCTATAAAAAGAGCTAGAAATATTGCTTTAATACCATATACAAGAATTGAAAAATAA
- a CDS encoding cell division protein FtsQ/DivIB, with protein MAIRFLIFSGIIYLFYILSQNFLNLDYFNITKINISENSKMLQPELTNLTEILYNKNIKKLDLQEIKRILEKDIRIKTAEVDMNKLGEVSINIEDKSLSYYAVIGKNIYLVDESGVIFGYLNEQKIEDLPFIVASTEGEIKEITKILNNILDKNTRDSISQIYILDDKEIVIILEDGVKFKIDKKTNKEKYSIAVQLYLKMSKERKIDYIDLRFDDYIIKYIGEEEK; from the coding sequence ATGGCTATAAGATTTTTAATTTTTAGTGGAATAATTTATTTGTTCTATATTTTATCTCAAAATTTTTTAAATTTAGATTATTTTAATATAACTAAAATAAATATTTCAGAAAATTCAAAAATGTTACAACCTGAATTGACAAACCTAACTGAAATACTATATAATAAAAATATTAAAAAGTTAGATTTACAAGAGATAAAAAGAATACTAGAAAAAGATATTAGAATAAAGACTGCTGAAGTTGATATGAATAAATTAGGAGAGGTTAGTATAAATATTGAAGACAAGTCTCTCTCTTATTATGCTGTAATAGGGAAAAATATATATTTAGTAGACGAAAGTGGTGTAATTTTTGGTTATTTGAATGAGCAAAAGATAGAAGATTTACCTTTTATTGTAGCTAGTACGGAAGGTGAAATTAAGGAGATAACTAAAATTTTAAATAATATCTTAGATAAAAACACAAGAGATAGCATATCTCAAATATATATATTAGATGATAAAGAAATAGTTATAATCTTGGAAGATGGAGTAAAATTTAAAATAGATAAAAAAACAAACAAAGAAAAATATTCAATAGCAGTGCAACTTTATTTAAAAATGTCAAAAGAAAGAAAAATAGACTACATTGATTTAAGATTTGATGATTATATAATAAAATATATAGGTGAGGAAGAAAAATGA
- the ftsZ gene encoding cell division protein FtsZ, translating to MAEGLKDLVKIKVIGVGGGGGNAINDMIYSGVGGVEYIAANTDKQDLEKSLADRKFQLGEKLTKGQGAGADPEVGRQSAEEDIEKIKELLKDIDMIFITAGMGGGTGTGAAPIIAGIAKELGILTVAVVTRPFGFEGKKRAKNAENGIEKLRGNVDSLVVIPNDRLFDLPDKEITLANAFKEANNILGIGIKAVVDLVLGQGFINLDFADIKATLKDSGVAVLGYGAGEGENKIKKAAEMALQSPLLEKSIEGADKILMNLITGQDIKLTETNEIAKIIGEATGREPDDVMFGVTIVPEYVDKIEVIIIANNFKDENSKNEPFINVDTTRYEESKVKKEVSEDDEELDIPPFLRNRK from the coding sequence ATGGCTGAAGGACTAAAAGATCTAGTAAAAATAAAAGTAATAGGTGTTGGTGGTGGTGGTGGAAACGCCATTAATGATATGATATATTCAGGTGTTGGTGGTGTAGAGTATATAGCAGCAAACACAGATAAACAAGATTTAGAAAAGTCACTAGCAGATAGAAAGTTTCAATTAGGAGAAAAATTGACAAAGGGTCAAGGTGCTGGAGCAGACCCAGAAGTTGGAAGACAATCTGCTGAAGAAGATATAGAAAAGATAAAAGAACTTTTGAAAGATATCGATATGATCTTTATAACTGCTGGAATGGGTGGAGGAACAGGGACAGGAGCAGCTCCAATAATAGCGGGAATAGCTAAGGAATTAGGTATATTAACTGTTGCTGTTGTAACAAGACCATTTGGTTTTGAAGGTAAAAAAAGAGCAAAAAATGCTGAAAATGGAATAGAAAAATTAAGAGGAAATGTTGACAGTTTAGTAGTTATACCTAATGATAGATTATTTGATTTACCAGATAAAGAAATAACTTTAGCTAATGCTTTTAAAGAAGCAAATAATATTTTAGGTATAGGTATAAAAGCAGTTGTTGATTTAGTATTAGGACAAGGATTTATTAACCTAGATTTTGCAGATATTAAGGCAACATTAAAGGACTCTGGAGTAGCAGTTTTAGGTTATGGAGCTGGAGAAGGAGAAAATAAAATTAAAAAGGCTGCAGAAATGGCATTACAATCTCCTTTATTAGAAAAATCTATAGAAGGTGCAGATAAGATATTAATGAACCTAATAACAGGTCAAGATATTAAGTTAACTGAAACTAATGAAATTGCAAAAATTATAGGAGAAGCTACTGGAAGAGAACCAGATGACGTAATGTTTGGAGTTACTATTGTTCCAGAATATGTAGATAAAATAGAAGTTATAATTATTGCTAACAATTTTAAAGATGAAAATTCAAAAAATGAACCTTTCATAAATGTTGATACAACAAGATATGAAGAATCTAAGGTAAAAAAAGAAGTGAGTGAGGATGATGAAGAATTGGATATTCCTCCATTCTTAAGAAATAGAAAATAA
- the dpaL gene encoding diaminopropionate ammonia-lyase, whose protein sequence is MKIIEWVENDKVKKNKGIVDGFDKYSIKSVLKFHQSLPKYEKTPLIDLKELAKYCGVKKIWVKDESKRFGLNAFKVLGGSYSIGKCLSEILNEDISNLPFSILTSKKIKEKLGDITFITATDGNHGRGVAWMASHLQQKSVVYMPKGSSQMRLKAIQNEGADASITELNYDDAVRLANKRAEENNWIMVQDTAWKGYEKIPLWIMQGYSTIMSEIIDELEKNKEKPTHIFLQAGVGSFAGAMQALVTEIYGEERPITVICEPHGANCIYKSFKANDGKPHNVTGDLKTIMAGLACGEPNTISWEILRDYSNFSLSCDDSISAKGMRILSSPLGEDKRIISGESGAVGVGSFVTLYENQKDYKELWEKLNINKDSSILCISTEGDTDTEGYRNVVWNGHYKNN, encoded by the coding sequence ATGAAAATAATTGAATGGGTAGAAAATGATAAAGTAAAAAAAAATAAGGGAATAGTAGATGGTTTTGACAAATATTCAATAAAAAGTGTTTTAAAATTTCATCAGAGTTTACCAAAATATGAAAAAACCCCTTTAATAGATTTAAAAGAACTTGCAAAGTATTGTGGAGTAAAAAAAATATGGGTAAAAGACGAATCTAAGCGTTTTGGATTAAATGCTTTTAAAGTTCTGGGGGGCTCTTATTCAATAGGAAAATGTTTAAGTGAGATTTTAAATGAAGATATATCAAATCTTCCATTTTCCATACTAACTTCAAAAAAAATAAAAGAAAAACTAGGAGATATAACTTTTATTACAGCTACAGATGGAAATCATGGACGTGGAGTTGCTTGGATGGCAAGTCACCTTCAACAAAAATCTGTTGTTTATATGCCAAAAGGATCATCGCAAATGAGATTAAAAGCAATTCAAAATGAAGGTGCTGATGCAAGTATAACTGAGTTGAATTATGATGATGCAGTAAGATTAGCAAATAAAAGAGCGGAAGAAAATAATTGGATAATGGTTCAAGATACTGCTTGGAAAGGATATGAAAAAATTCCTCTTTGGATAATGCAAGGTTATTCGACTATTATGAGCGAGATTATAGATGAATTAGAAAAGAATAAAGAAAAGCCAACACACATATTTCTACAAGCAGGGGTTGGTTCATTTGCTGGAGCAATGCAAGCACTAGTTACTGAGATATATGGAGAAGAAAGACCGATTACAGTTATTTGTGAACCACATGGAGCAAATTGTATATATAAATCTTTTAAAGCAAATGATGGAAAACCTCATAATGTGACAGGAGATTTGAAAACTATTATGGCAGGACTTGCATGTGGGGAGCCAAATACTATAAGTTGGGAGATTTTAAGAGATTATTCTAATTTTTCTTTATCTTGTGATGATAGTATTTCGGCAAAAGGGATGAGAATTTTATCTTCTCCACTTGGTGAAGATAAGAGAATTATTTCTGGGGAATCAGGAGCAGTAGGTGTAGGTAGTTTTGTAACTCTTTATGAAAATCAAAAAGATTATAAAGAGTTATGGGAAAAATTAAATATAAATAAGGACTCATCTATTTTATGTATAAGTACAGAAGGAGATACAGATACAGAAGGTTATAGAAATGTAGTTTGGAATGGACATTATAAAAATAATTAA
- the ftsA gene encoding cell division protein FtsA, translating to MNSIKKVALDIGNNEIKLLVGEINSTFDKISVIDYVKVKSKGIRKSVIEDVEALTDSLQDAVKEIEKKGFQIEKLSLGLAGSNVISSTVNVKLKFPEKEITEADMEELYAEAKRKIFAGRESLYRILYTEIYNKRLDSPGIVKQPIGMVASELQADVHLVYVEDSYVEKFLEIINKIGIDVERVYLSSYVAAKGTLDDETKKMGVALVDVGYSNTNLLLMKNGKVLYAKSLAIGEWHYISDLSHYFEISIEEAKEVFERFKNKEFENDNTIKLGTKKISLRKIKDAIMERTLDVLKFITRTIENSGFNGHLAKGIVLTGGTVALDGVSESISAKSGYIVRKIKPIEIKGLENPGYSEAVVIGIFLEDMEREYREYVDRKTNSIEEVEDTHKEVETNRKKEEIDEILEDDEEFEEEKADGFFKKLIRDIVDLF from the coding sequence ATGAATAGCATAAAAAAAGTAGCATTAGACATTGGAAATAATGAAATAAAGCTTTTAGTTGGAGAGATTAATTCAACCTTTGATAAAATTTCAGTAATTGATTATGTAAAAGTAAAAAGTAAAGGAATAAGAAAATCAGTAATTGAAGATGTAGAAGCTTTAACAGACTCTTTACAAGACGCTGTTAAAGAAATAGAAAAGAAAGGTTTCCAAATAGAAAAATTATCTTTAGGTCTAGCAGGATCCAATGTTATTTCATCGACAGTTAATGTTAAATTAAAATTTCCTGAAAAAGAAATAACTGAAGCTGATATGGAAGAACTTTATGCAGAAGCTAAAAGGAAAATATTTGCTGGAAGAGAAAGCTTATATAGAATACTCTATACAGAGATATATAATAAAAGACTAGATAGTCCAGGAATTGTAAAACAACCAATAGGAATGGTTGCAAGTGAATTACAGGCTGATGTACATTTAGTGTATGTTGAGGATAGCTATGTAGAAAAATTTTTAGAAATAATAAATAAAATAGGAATAGATGTTGAAAGAGTTTACTTGAGTTCTTATGTGGCAGCTAAAGGGACATTAGATGATGAAACAAAAAAAATGGGAGTGGCTTTAGTTGATGTAGGTTACTCAAATACAAATCTACTTCTGATGAAAAACGGAAAGGTTTTATATGCAAAATCTTTAGCTATTGGAGAATGGCATTATATTTCAGATTTGAGCCATTATTTTGAAATAAGTATTGAAGAAGCTAAAGAAGTCTTTGAAAGATTTAAGAATAAAGAATTTGAAAATGATAATACAATAAAACTAGGAACAAAAAAAATCTCTTTAAGAAAAATAAAAGATGCAATAATGGAAAGAACTTTGGATGTTTTGAAATTTATAACTAGAACAATAGAAAATTCTGGGTTTAATGGGCATTTAGCTAAAGGAATAGTTTTAACAGGTGGAACTGTAGCTTTAGATGGAGTATCAGAGTCGATATCAGCAAAATCTGGTTACATAGTAAGAAAAATAAAGCCGATAGAAATAAAAGGACTTGAAAACCCTGGTTATAGCGAAGCAGTTGTTATAGGAATTTTTCTTGAAGATATGGAAAGAGAATATCGAGAATATGTAGATAGAAAGACTAATTCCATAGAAGAAGTTGAAGATACTCACAAAGAGGTTGAAACTAATAGAAAAAAAGAAGAAATAGATGAAATATTAGAAGATGATGAAGAATTTGAAGAAGAAAAAGCAGATGGATTTTTCAAAAAATTGATAAGAGATATTGTGGATCTTTTCTAA